The genomic window CATATCAATACGCTTTCCGGCGGCGAACGCACCCTGGCCTCAATTGCTTTGATCTGTGCGGTCTTAAATTACAATCCGTCTCCGTTTGTGGTTCTAGACGAAGTTGAAGCGGCGTTAGATGAGACCAATACCAGGCGTTTTGTCCAGATTTTATCCGAACTGTCCGAGCATTCTCAATTTATTATCATCACCCATAACCGGGTGACCATGCACAGCGCCGATGCCCTTTATGGCGTGGTTATGGGTGGGGATGGCATATCTAAGTTACTTAGCGTAAAAATGGAAGAGGTAGGGGTCGCCCGAGGCGACCAAAGTATTGACAAAGCGGTTTAGACGTAGTATATTAACCGCGCTCTCAAAACTGTCACAGGATTAAATAATATATTATGTTAACTATCAGATTACAAAGATTGGGCAAGAAAAATTATCCGACCTATCGTTTTATAATTTCCGAAAAGACCCGCGATACCCAGGGCACGTTTTTAGAAACTCTAGGAAATTTTGATCCGCATAAAAAAGAAACCGGATTGGTGCTGGATGCGGAGAGAGTTAAGTATTGGCTGGGCAAGGGCGCACAAACATCAAATACTGTCCATAACATATTGATGAAAGCCGGAATTATAACCGACGGCAAGAAAATGAAATCGGTTTATATTTCCAAGACCCGCGCGGTTAAACTGGTTGAAAAGAAAAAAGTAGTAGCAGAGCCGAAGGCGGCCGCGGAACCGAAGATGGAAGTGAAACCGGAACCTGCAGCAGAAGTTCAACCGGAAGCGCCGGTCGCACCGGAAACTCCGGTAGTTCCGGAAACTCCGACCACACCAACTGAACCACAAACAGCAGAACCAAAATAGGTCGATGGGCTGCTTTAAAAATTAAGATTTTGAAGATTGAATATGGAAGCTGATCAACAGTACGTGGAGACAATCGTGAAAGCGATTGTCAATCATCCTGAGGATGTGAAAACCACACGCATTATTGATGAGCGAGGAGTACTTATCACCCTGGATATCAATCCGGCTGATATGGGTTATGTCATTGGCCGACAAGGCCAGACCGCCCGCTCCATCCGCACCCTGCTCAAGATTGTTGGCGCCAAGCACAATGCCCGCGTTAACCTGAAAATCAATGAGCCGGCCGGTGGCAGAGCCCCTCGCATGAATCACGATGATCATGATCATAGTCATGATGTGGTGGACACAAGTGCAGTGGATAACCTGAACATCTAAAAGTTTCAAAATAAGATCGGCCGCCTAAAGCGGCCGGTTTTAATTTGTAAGATAATTTTTATAAAAAAATATGCGCTCCGTCTTTGTCTCGTGTGAGATTTGGACGAAGCGCGTGTCGTGCCTCCTTGTGGCTACTGCTAGACCCTGTGAGCGTAGGCCTTGATGGCTTTGGGGATGATCCCCGTGCGGTGCGGCTCCACGGTGTTTTCGGGCAACTGGTCCACCGGGTACCAGTCGTGCCTTTCGTCTTCGCGCGGAGAACCGTCGCAGTGGACGAGGTAGATCCTGGAGACGCCGGAGCCGCGGATCTCGCCTTTCTTCCAGTCCACGTATTCGCCGATGTACCGGAAGGAGATGATCGGAGTGCCAAACTCCCGCTCAAGGCGGTTGGCCACATCACGTTCGGTCTCGCCCGGCCGGAAGGCCGACCCGGGCGCATGCCACTCGAGCGGGTAGACCTCATCCGCCGCGCGCTTGCGCAGATAGATTTCGATCTTGGTGGTGGAGGGGTTGACCCGGAGTGCCACACCCTCAAAGAACATATTCCACGAGAGCCGGGCGATCGCGTTGTAGAGGTTGGTGCCGTAGGGCTTGTACGGATCGAGTCCGTTGAGCACATCCGCGGCGAATTCCCTGTATTCCTTGCTATCTGGGCCGAGACCCGCAAGCAGTTTGAGGGCTTCCTCAAGGATGCGCTTTGCATAACCCTTGTCCAACATCGTGTCCTCCTTGTCCCTTTTCTGAATAGGGAACCGTATAGTTTAATACAAAATACTTGAGATGTCAAGAATACTTAGTTTAATCATAATTGATTTTTTTATCTAAAAAATATATACTTACTGCATGAAATTTGATATACTCACAATTTTTCCGGAAGTGGTTGATTGCTATGGTCAAGCCAGTATTCTTGGCCGTGCCCAGAAAAAGAAATTGATAAAGGTGACTGCGCATAATTTTAGAGATTATACTTTGGATAAGCACGGTCACGTTGATGATCGACCGTTTGGCGGCGGGCCGGGCATGATTTTGCAAATCCAGCCAATTTATGATTGTTTAAAAAAAATTAAGGCGCGCAAAAAAACTAAGGGGCAGAAAATTATTATTTTAGATCCGGCCGGTAAAAAATTTGATCAAAAAATGGCAGAGAAATTCTCAAAGTTAAATAGATTAATTTTGATTGCCGGCAGGTATGAGGGTTTTGATGCCAGGATTTATAAACTGGCTGATGAGCGTGTGTCAGTGGGGGATTATGTTTTAGCCGGAGGGGAGCTGGCGGCGCTTACAGTGGTTGAGGCGGTGGCGAGATTAATTCCCGGAGTTTTAGGAAATGAAAATTCTTTAAAAGAAGAGACATTTAATAAGAGCGCGAAAGCGGAAATCCAAAAAGAATACCCTCAATACACCCGGCCGGAAAATTTTAAGGGACAGAAAGTGCCGAAGGTTTTACTTTCCGGTGATCATAAGAAGATTGAAGATTGGCGAAAGAAAAATTCTATTTAACTTCCCAGACCTTTCCGCAGGTGCATCGATGACTTCCATTTTCTCCAAAAATTGTAATGTTGTGCTTATGCTTTTCATCATCCGGAAAACTTAATTCATGCTCCCTTGCCTTTTGGGCGACTTCCGCCTGGTTTTCACAAAGTTCCGGTTGTTCCATATCTTTAACTTCTATTTTACCGGATTCCTCCAAAATTTCTTCAATTGGATTGCCTTCTTCACTCATAATTATTGATTAGAAAATAATGGACTTATTGTATAGATTTTTAGCTATTCTGTCAATTAAAATTTCATAATAATTTTATCCCCAAATCATCCCCAGGGCTAAAATTAGCCCTCTTGACAGTTTTTCCCTCTCATGATAGTATTTTGAGTGCGCTAATGATTAACCTCAAACACCGCAAACAAAGCACCTCATACAATTCGTTAATCTTCTAAGTCCCGAAAGGGATACTGGAAAGAGAAAAGAGCAACTCCAAATTGGGTTTCTCTTTTTTCTTTCTCGCAAAGGCCGCCTAGAGGTGGCACAAGAAAGAAAGTGAACCTTGACAACACAAACGTGACAAAGACCATATTAAAGTCTATTCAAACCAAACGGTTAGGCGCGATTCGTCGCGCCGTACCAAACAGTAACAGTAATAAATCCAAACAAACTCGTTCATATGAACGAGATCAACTCTTTTTTAAGAGTTTGATCCTAGCTCAGGATGAACGCTGGCGGCGTGTTTAAGGCATGCAAGTCGGGGGACGGCCTTGTAGCAATACGAGGTACGGACCGGCAAACGGGTGAGTAACACACTGGTAACCTACCTTCAAGACGGGGATAGCTCGCCGAAAGGCGAATTAATACCCGATGGTAATGCGGGGGCACAAGCCATTCGCATTTAAAGATTTATCGCTTGAAGAGGGGCCTATGTCTGATTAGCTAGTTGGTAGGGTAATGGCCTACCAAGGCTTCGATCAGTAGCAGGCGTGAGAGCGTGACCTGCCTCACTGGGACTGAGACACTGCCCAGACACCTACGGGTGGCTGCAGTCAAGAATCTTCCGCAATGGGCGAAAGCCTGACGGAGCGACGCCGCGTGCAGGATGAAGGCCTTCGGGTCGTAAACTGCTTTTATGGGGGACGAATTCGTGACGGTACCCCAAGAATAAGAGGTTGCTAACTCTGTGCCAGCAGCAGCGGTAATACAGAGACCTCAAGTGTTATCCGGATTTATTGGGCGTAAAGCGTCCGCAGATGGTTTGGCGTGTCAGGAGTCAAAACCCAGTGCTTAACATTGGGATTGCTTTTGAAACTACCAAACTAGAGGATGGAAGAGGTAAGCGGAATTGCAGGTGTAGTCGTAATAAGCGTTGATATCTGCAAGAACACCAAAGGCGAAGGCAGCTTACTGGTACATTCCTGACATTCATGGACGAAAGCGTGGGGAGCGAACAGGATTAGATACCCTGGTAGTCCACGCCCTAAACGATGCGCACTAGGTATTGGCAGTATCGACCCTGTCAGTGCCGTTTAAAAAAGCTAACGCGTTAAGTGCGCCGCCTGGGGAGTACGGCCGCAAGGTTAAAACTCAAAGGAATAGACGGGGACCCGCACAAGCGGTGGATTATGTGGTTTAATTCGACGACAAACGAGGAACCTTACCTGGGCTCAACTACTAGCTGCAAGCCTGCAGAAACGCAGGCCGCCTTCGAGGGTGCTAGATAGGTGCTGCATGGTTGCCGTCAGCTCGTGCTGTGAAGTGTACCGTTAAGTCGGGAAACGAGCGCAACCCACGTCGTGTGTTAAATGTACACGCGAGACTGCCCGCGCAAGCGGGAGGAAGGGGTGGACGACGTCAAATCAGCATGGCTCTTACGTCCAGGGCTACACACATAATACAATGGCCGGTACAATGGGTTGCTAAGCCGCGAGGCGGAGCTAATCCCACCAACGCCGGCCCCAGTTCAGATTGAAGGCTGCAACTCGCCTTCATGAAGTCGGAATCGCTAGTAAACGCGTATCAGCCACGGCGCGTTGAATACGTTCTCGGGTCTTGTACTCACCGCCCGTCACACCACGGGAGCTGGCAATGCCCAAAGTCTCGATTTATCGGGATTAAGGCAGGGTCAGTGACTAGGGTGAAGTCGTAACAAGGCATCCGTAGCGGAAGCTGTGGATGGATCACCTCCTTTCTGGAGATACTCGGTCGAAAGACCGTGAACTCTTGTCGATATGAACTTCGGTTCATAATTGAATAGATGGGTCGCCTTCGGGCGACCAGGGCCTTTGTCACATTTGTGCAGTCAAGCTAAAAGCCGCCGTTTGGCGGCTTTTTCATATCTTGAATTATTTAAACAGTTTTGGTATACTTGAAGTCGGATTTTTAAAATTGGGCGGCTAGCTCAGATGGTTAGAGCGTCACATTGACATTGTGAAGGTCACAGGTTCGATTCCTGTGTCGCCCACCAAAACTTGATTTTTAATCAAAAATCTGGTATTCTGGTTTCATAAAAAATGGGCGTGTAGCTCAGATGGTTAGAGCGTTACACTGATAATGTAAAGGTCATAGGTTCGATTCCTATCACGCCCACACAGCCAAACTTCCCGTAG from Patescibacteria group bacterium includes these protein-coding regions:
- a CDS encoding KH domain-containing protein encodes the protein MEADQQYVETIVKAIVNHPEDVKTTRIIDERGVLITLDINPADMGYVIGRQGQTARSIRTLLKIVGAKHNARVNLKINEPAGGRAPRMNHDDHDHSHDVVDTSAVDNLNI
- the rpsP gene encoding 30S ribosomal protein S16, with the protein product MLTIRLQRLGKKNYPTYRFIISEKTRDTQGTFLETLGNFDPHKKETGLVLDAERVKYWLGKGAQTSNTVHNILMKAGIITDGKKMKSVYISKTRAVKLVEKKKVVAEPKAAAEPKMEVKPEPAAEVQPEAPVAPETPVVPETPTTPTEPQTAEPK
- the trmD gene encoding tRNA (guanosine(37)-N1)-methyltransferase TrmD codes for the protein MKFDILTIFPEVVDCYGQASILGRAQKKKLIKVTAHNFRDYTLDKHGHVDDRPFGGGPGMILQIQPIYDCLKKIKARKKTKGQKIIILDPAGKKFDQKMAEKFSKLNRLILIAGRYEGFDARIYKLADERVSVGDYVLAGGELAALTVVEAVARLIPGVLGNENSLKEETFNKSAKAEIQKEYPQYTRPENFKGQKVPKVLLSGDHKKIEDWRKKNSI